A window of Phragmites australis chromosome 2, lpPhrAust1.1, whole genome shotgun sequence genomic DNA:
AAAAGTTGGTGGGGAGCTACTTAAATTATTCTATATTCTAGTCCAAAATGTCTGGATTCAGATTTAGATGCCATTACCACCTGTATGTCCTTGTGCCATCCAATTCTTTCAAGGACTACAATTTTATTACAAGATAAAAATAGTTAAGCAGAAAATGTGAGTTCTTATCAATGAAAACTAAGCAGAAATATCTGACTCTTGGGTTCTTATATTTCTACTCACGTTTTtgaaagaactcaagaaaagaGGTCGTGTGTAGCAGGGGAAAGCAGTGTTCAACAATGGATCTCAGAAGTTGTTAATTTTTTTCCACAGTTTAACAAGGAGTGCCCTTTTCATTTTCCCAAGGTCACTGGTCTCCTATACCTTCCAAAACACAAGGGGGCACTTTTTGTTGAGCCCAAACAAAGATGTGTAACCCCTATAGAGTTCATAGAATCACATCAATACTTTTTCCACAGTGTTATTGttgcctttttattttctttgaaagcTGCATGCATTGCACGATGAAATGTTCGTGGCGAAtgggaaaagaaaataattctgATTGCTGCGATGACTATTTCTTGGAATAGAAAATACCAAAGAAACCTTCAACAATTGGGTAAACAATTTGTAAATGGTATACATAATAAGGATTAAGGAGGAATGTGATGCCCAGGATACAGTGTTACACGTTGGATCCAACGCACAAACGGTGCAGTGGAAGCAAAAGGATTTTTCTTACGGTATTTTAGCACCTTTTTGTCAACTGTAAGCTACAGGTAAGACATCAGAATTTGGAGGGCAGATTATTGACTGTAATAGTTATATAATCACTTGCGTGCAGTATAACGTTATTGTCATTAATTTTAAAACAAGCTGATATATGCTTAAGAGATACAGAAAACCGATACACCAAACGTACCTTTTGGACCTATATATACATCATCACAATGCATGATGCCATGATGGACCCATGCAAAACATAGTGATAGTCTGGCTCTTCACAGcttccatccatgcatgaagaaaAAATCACGCAGATGCAACACAGCAGAAGCTACTTATCATATCTTCCTAGTATGCATGCATGATACAGGAATGACatatacatgtttgcaacaATATATCTAAGGAAAACAGATCTTATACACGTCATTTTGCAAATCTACAGACCAGCCTCTGGCCTCTTACATGCAGTGACAAACTGGCAATAGCAAAACACCATAAACCAAACATGCCATGTAACCGAAAGCCGTGTTGTCACTGGATAACTGCTGTAATGAGAAATTGAGAATCCAGAAGTTCAGAACCAGTGATTTATCCGATGAATTAATTCACGGTTTCATATACATCATGTAAATTCACAGAAAGCCAGGCAAAGTATGCTAAATGTGAGTTACATTCCACATAAAATTCAGTAATACTTGGATACTGTCAACGAGAGAGTCAGAAACGCTTCGGAGTTGGTTCAGCAGATAGAGGACACGAATGGCTCTAGAACCACGATACGCTGCACCATCAACACAACCATCAGCTATGACAAAACGCAACAAACTAGTAGGCAACAGAAACAAAACAACATTGGAATCTCATCTAAAATAAATGTAAGCACACGTATTAAGTATGCATGATGGACATCACACGACCAACAAAATACATAGTTGGAGAAAATGTTCATGAAGTTTGGCTCCATTCAGTGACACGAATTGAATCCACTTATAGTATTTTCTCTTGGTAGTGTTCCTACCAACAACAGCATACGTCAGCAACAGAAGTTACCCAGAAATGCTCCAAATTACAACAAATGATATGACTATTTGGCATCAAAGGATCAAATCACCATGGCAACATATAGactaaagaaataaaaacttCAGATTTTGTCTATAAGAACCAATTGCTGGCTTATAAAGCAGCTGGATTATTATAATTATGTCTTAGGCAGCACGAGTATGACCAACCAACCGGATCTTAAAGGCCTATACTCTTCTCGAACTTCTGGAGCTGATTCAAGAATATCCAAGTCAACTGCAAACAAAATCGAATTAGGTAAGTATGATAAAAACATGCAATAGGGAAGTTGCCAATTTAGCAGATAAATGCTTGCAATATTTGCATTACCATGACATGTGGTGCAATCCTGATGCAGTAGACGGGAAACCCAGTGTAGAACTTAAATGGGCCTCCACTCTTCAAGGTCTTCATGGCGCAGTCAAGAGACCCAGTGTACGGATACTTCCCAGTGGCATCTGGCTGCATCTTCTGAATCTGTGTCTTCACATAATCAAAAGGCAAACTGCAAGCAGATGCAAAGAATCCTGATACAGCACTTGCCCCTACAAGCAAATTCAAGATCTGTGAGGAAAGCAATGCTAAACATaaaaagaagtaccttactatCACACAAATAAAAGAAGCTAAGCAGCACAGTCTAATATGAACTCCCTCAACTAAAAGCTATTTGGGCAGTACAACTTAATAGTAAGTGATGCAAATATGTCAGTTGGAGCATAAACCAGTAAAACGGAAAGCTACTTTCAGCAGGCTCAGCGTAATACAGCCAATTTCAACAGGCCAATAAAGTATTCAAACCGGGGAGCACAACTGATGCTTATTGCTTGAACTAACAGTAAAAGTGAAAACAGCGGGTCTACATTGTCAAGTTCTTAGTTCATGCGCTCAATTCTTTGGTCCCCTATGCCACTCTGCTTCATGTCTCAAAATGCACGAACAGTTTTCACCACAGAATGCTATAAACAGAATATCATATGAGATCAggacaataacaacaacaacaacaaagcctttgtcccaagcaagttggggtagggtAGAGACAAAACCCACAAAAGGATATGAGATCTGGACACAAAAGGAATATAATCTTACCAAGTACTGTAGAGATTTCTCCAGCGCCAAACTTGTCCCTAAACAACTCAACACTCTGATCATAGGAGGCAAGCATGCCCATGTTTAGGGACATAGCTCTCACTACAGTTGGACCTGCACCCTTCCAAAGTGCCAGAACACCTTCGTCAGCAACAATACGGTAAAGCGCATGAAAAGCATTCTTGTAGTTACGCCGTTGGGCTGCTGGCAAGGATGAATCAGCCTGCATCCTAATGAGTGCCAAATCTGCAGGACTACCAACACATGCTCCAATTGCTCCAGCAGTGAGACCAATAACAGCTTTTTTCACTAGAGGCAATGGCTTTCCCTCATTTGCTTCAACTGCTTTATTTGTTAGAACCCTGAGAAAATACACCATCGAGATATAAGATATCAGGCTGGATTCAGTGCCAAACATCATCTGTGGTGAAAGCAGACCATATTATAAGTGAGAAATATTtctggtaaaaaaaatatagttgagAAATAGTAAGTGATTTCCCGGTCTCGCTTTAGGATCATagttaaaaactacacctggCTTATCCTGCTTCACACATAGTAATGTAGAGAAACATTATCTGTTGATGTTATATGGTAGCTTCAATGGTCATGTATTACTCCAACTTCAGGAATGATGGACATGTTACCTTCACATGGGCATTCCTTCTTGTAAATAAAAACTTTTAAAGACAACTTTGTAAATGTTGTGAGAGAAAACTTTAAAGAGCACATGTAAATTCAGCATTAATCCTAAAAGTTATTAGTCATGCTGAAGTGTGCACAGCTTGTTATATATGCTTTGACTGAACACCCCCCGGTAGCAGTATGCATGCaacaattcaaaattttcaaaacataTTTACTGAAACCACAAGTTTCCGACACAAATTACTGAAGCCAATACTCAGTGATCGTCTTGTATGTTCATTTGGAGATTGGTTGTAAAATATGTAAACACCTGAAGGATCCAAGACGAGCAGTCGTGTATGTGGCCTGCCTTAGCAAACCAGCTGATAATCCCTGCGTGAAAGAAATGTATAAGAATCCAAACTGACAAGCCAACTCATGATTGCAACTCAATTCCAAAACTACTGAACATAATTCCTGCGGAGAGAAATAGCTGTGCCCTTCTACATTGGCAGCATGATAGCTTTTAAATTGGCTATTTGTTAATCCATTACTCCATTTTGAGGGACTGTAGAAGTAAAAGATTATCTATTGCCACGAAACAAAATACAATATAATGAATATCATCCTAAAAAGCACTTTACTATAACCATCAGTTTTGTATGCCCAACAACTCACGAAACCAAGCCATCACATTATGCTCTCGGAAACACAGGTTCGCCATTGGATTTTAGTTCATGCTACATTGCTACATCTACATGATCAGGTATTAAATACAGTCACTATAATCCGTGAGGTAGAACACCTAAAAGAACAAACCTTGTAAAAGGAACCAATTCCCTCATTAGCAAGCATCTTCTTGGTGACAGTAGCCGCAGAGCCCTCGCCCAACTGGATCTTAACCTGAAATATAACCAAAACATACCTTAATCCCGGACCAACAATGCATACCTTAGAGCCTATACTTGGATAAGTACCTGGCCTCGGACCGGTATTGAAAATCCCCAAGCCTTATGTGGACTGAAAATAAGGACCCATGCACTAAGAATCGCAAGGCCTCGCCAAGAGCAAGCCTTAAAAACCTCAGACTCGGAGACAACAGTCACTAGACAATTTCCCACAAGAAGGTCAAATGAGCTACTTGCTACAATCCTAagccatgaaaaaaaaatcccatgaCTGCATGTTCCCGAAGGTAAACTAAACAGTCGAACGAATGATATCTGCTGTAATATACTCATGAATGCAAAAACCACTTCTAAACCTTGTTGGATTTGTCCCTTTCACAGTTCATTAGCAATAGACTACTAAGACCTTAAATCCACACAGTAAGTGTATCACATCCTCAGGCGTCACTTGGTACTTTCCAAATTCCCAACACTTCCAAACCTCAACACACT
This region includes:
- the LOC133893368 gene encoding mitochondrial dicarboxylate/tricarboxylate transporter DTC-like; translated protein: MAEAKQQQQPQAAAWKTVKPFANGGASGMLATCVIQPIDMVKVKIQLGEGSAATVTKKMLANEGIGSFYKGLSAGLLRQATYTTARLGSFRVLTNKAVEANEGKPLPLVKKAVIGLTAGAIGACVGSPADLALIRMQADSSLPAAQRRNYKNAFHALYRIVADEGVLALWKGAGPTVVRAMSLNMGMLASYDQSVELFRDKFGAGEISTVLGASAVSGFFASACSLPFDYVKTQIQKMQPDATGKYPYTGSLDCAMKTLKSGGPFKFYTGFPVYCIRIAPHVMLTWIFLNQLQKFEKSIGL